A DNA window from Streptomyces bacillaris contains the following coding sequences:
- a CDS encoding SulP family inorganic anion transporter, whose translation MISVKELKNPHVVRRDLLASLVVFLVALPLCVGIAVASGVPAELGLVTGIVGGIVVGLLPGSKLQVSGPAAGLTVLVYEAVTEFGLATLGPIVLAAGLLQVVMGFARFGRWFRAISVSVVQGMLAGIGLVIVLGQLYAMADTAQPDTALAKLAGLPGLAAEIVTDTEAMTAFGLGAGTVAVLLIWPKLPARVRIVPAPLAAVGLATAVAALAGLRPMVADVNGLLHAIDLPGAAEFGNLANVAVIGTVLAFALIASAESLFSAAAIDRMHDGPRTNYDKELVAQGVGNTICGALGALPMTAVIVRSAANVQAGATTALSRVAHGVWLLLFAALLPAAIGIIPLASLAGILVHAGCKLVPWKEFGPLWREHRGEAVLLAVTALAIVVTNLFEGVVLGLLLAVVKSAWETSHVQLSTRELTGGRVVVTLTGNATFLRLPRILEQLEKLPQDQPIELDLTGLRHLDHACRVALENWARRHNHAEIEPVTIRR comes from the coding sequence GTGATCTCCGTGAAGGAACTCAAGAACCCCCACGTCGTACGACGTGACCTGCTGGCGTCACTCGTCGTCTTCCTGGTCGCCCTTCCCCTCTGCGTCGGCATCGCCGTCGCCTCCGGCGTACCGGCCGAACTCGGCCTGGTCACCGGGATCGTCGGCGGCATCGTCGTCGGCCTGCTGCCCGGCAGCAAGCTCCAGGTCAGCGGCCCGGCCGCCGGTCTCACCGTCCTCGTCTACGAGGCGGTCACCGAGTTCGGTCTCGCCACGCTCGGGCCGATCGTCCTGGCCGCCGGTCTGCTCCAGGTGGTGATGGGCTTCGCGCGCTTCGGCCGCTGGTTCCGCGCCATCTCCGTCTCCGTGGTGCAGGGCATGCTCGCGGGCATCGGCCTGGTCATCGTGCTCGGCCAGCTCTACGCGATGGCCGACACCGCACAGCCGGACACCGCCCTCGCCAAGCTCGCCGGACTCCCCGGGCTGGCCGCCGAGATCGTCACCGACACCGAGGCGATGACCGCCTTCGGCCTCGGCGCCGGGACCGTCGCCGTCCTGCTGATCTGGCCCAAGCTCCCCGCCCGCGTACGGATCGTCCCGGCCCCCCTCGCCGCGGTCGGCCTCGCCACCGCCGTCGCCGCCCTGGCCGGGCTGCGGCCGATGGTGGCCGATGTGAACGGGCTGCTGCACGCCATCGACCTGCCGGGCGCCGCCGAGTTCGGCAATCTGGCCAACGTGGCCGTCATCGGCACCGTCCTCGCCTTCGCCCTGATCGCCTCGGCCGAGAGCCTGTTCAGCGCGGCGGCCATCGACCGGATGCACGACGGTCCCCGTACGAACTACGACAAGGAGCTGGTCGCCCAGGGCGTGGGCAACACCATCTGCGGGGCGCTCGGCGCGCTCCCCATGACCGCCGTCATCGTCCGCAGCGCGGCCAACGTCCAGGCCGGGGCCACCACCGCGCTCTCCCGGGTCGCCCACGGCGTGTGGCTGCTGCTCTTCGCCGCGCTGCTGCCCGCCGCCATCGGCATCATCCCGCTCGCCTCGCTCGCCGGGATCCTGGTGCACGCCGGGTGCAAGCTGGTGCCCTGGAAGGAGTTCGGCCCGCTCTGGCGCGAACACCGCGGGGAGGCCGTGCTCCTGGCGGTCACCGCGCTCGCCATCGTGGTCACCAACCTCTTCGAGGGTGTGGTGCTGGGGCTGCTGCTCGCCGTGGTCAAGTCGGCCTGGGAGACCTCCCACGTACAGCTCTCCACACGTGAGCTGACCGGCGGCCGGGTCGTGGTGACACTCACCGGCAACGCGACCTTCCTGCGGCTGCCGCGCATCCTGGAGCAGTTGGAGAAGCTGCCGCAGGACCAGCCCATAGAGCTGGACCTGACCGGGCTGCGCCACCTCGACCACGCCTGCCGGGTGGCCCTGGAGAACTGGGCGCGCCGGCACAACCACGCGGAGATCGAGCCGGTGACGATCCGCCGGTAG
- a CDS encoding ribonuclease H family protein, whose translation MNESIIAACDGASKGNPGPAAWAWVVADAQGRPERWEAGPLGTATNNVAELTALAELLESTDPAARIEVRMDSQYAMNAVTKWLPGWKRNGWKTSAGKPVANRELVTRIDALLTARTVTFRYVPAHQVDGDLLNALADQAASEAAVAQRPAGTAHGATALPVPAPARSTKGRTETGGGSAGGARAKGAGGASRNGRSSSGTIKARFAGRCHCGKPYAAKEPIAKNPNGWGHPECRTATV comes from the coding sequence ATGAACGAGAGCATCATCGCCGCGTGTGACGGCGCGTCCAAGGGAAACCCCGGACCGGCCGCCTGGGCCTGGGTCGTCGCGGACGCGCAGGGCAGGCCGGAGCGCTGGGAGGCGGGCCCGCTGGGCACCGCGACCAACAACGTCGCCGAGCTGACCGCCCTGGCCGAGCTGCTGGAGTCCACCGACCCGGCGGCGCGTATCGAGGTGCGGATGGACTCGCAGTACGCGATGAACGCCGTGACCAAGTGGCTGCCGGGATGGAAGCGCAACGGCTGGAAGACCTCGGCGGGCAAGCCGGTCGCCAACCGTGAGCTGGTCACCCGTATCGACGCCCTGCTCACCGCCCGTACGGTGACGTTCCGCTACGTCCCCGCCCACCAGGTGGACGGGGACCTGCTCAACGCGCTCGCCGACCAGGCCGCCAGCGAGGCGGCGGTGGCGCAGCGCCCGGCCGGTACCGCGCACGGGGCGACCGCCCTGCCCGTCCCCGCCCCGGCGCGCTCCACGAAGGGGCGTACGGAGACGGGCGGCGGCAGCGCGGGCGGTGCGAGGGCGAAGGGCGCGGGGGGCGCGTCCCGGAACGGACGGTCGTCGAGCGGCACGATCAAGGCGCGGTTCGCCGGCCGGTGCCACTGCGGGAAGCCGTACGCGGCGAAGGAGCCGATCGCGAAGAACCCCAACGGCTGGGGTCACCCGGAGTGCCGTACGGCCACCGTCTGA
- a CDS encoding YkvA family protein, whose amino-acid sequence MDTTVWLVVAAVAALAMLALAAVLLVRVFKARKLLVDAGIPLRNKALVWAAVVYTVSPVDLLPDPVYLDDIGFLLLALRSLHSAAASAGLGRAKGAGAPVELPRPEKTGRADQRPDAVL is encoded by the coding sequence ATGGACACCACCGTTTGGCTCGTTGTCGCAGCCGTCGCCGCCCTGGCCATGCTGGCCCTGGCCGCCGTACTGCTGGTGCGCGTTTTCAAGGCCCGGAAGCTCCTGGTCGACGCCGGGATCCCGCTGCGCAACAAGGCCCTCGTCTGGGCGGCCGTCGTCTACACCGTCTCCCCGGTCGACCTGCTGCCCGACCCCGTCTACCTCGACGACATCGGCTTCCTGCTGTTGGCGCTGCGCTCCCTGCACTCCGCCGCCGCCTCGGCCGGACTCGGACGGGCCAAGGGCGCGGGCGCCCCGGTGGAGCTCCCGCGCCCGGAGAAGACCGGCAGGGCGGACCAGCGGCCGGACGCCGTGCTCTAG
- a CDS encoding helix-turn-helix domain-containing protein, whose amino-acid sequence MRLNHSLQLLAAGHMVSTVAARLGFVSTNGYILAFRRYFGETPGACVKRSATRTAA is encoded by the coding sequence CTGCGCCTCAACCACTCGCTCCAACTGCTCGCCGCCGGGCACATGGTGAGCACGGTCGCCGCCCGGCTCGGCTTCGTCTCCACCAACGGCTACATCCTGGCCTTCCGGCGCTACTTCGGCGAGACGCCGGGCGCCTGTGTGAAGCGCTCGGCGACCCGCACGGCCGCCTGA
- a CDS encoding ATP-binding protein: MHAWGEPAERIEAAALIVTELVTNAVQHTSTRRIRCRLLRSADGVRICVWNRGRARIPAPACPADSAVLPVEAAPAADGPDGDDSLDCLAEDGRGLLLVDALAARWGTRAALAGRLVWADV; encoded by the coding sequence ATGCACGCGTGGGGAGAACCCGCGGAACGCATCGAGGCGGCGGCGCTGATAGTGACCGAACTGGTCACCAACGCCGTGCAGCACACCAGCACCCGCAGGATCCGCTGTCGCCTCCTCCGCTCGGCGGACGGGGTGCGTATCTGCGTGTGGAACCGCGGCCGGGCCCGGATCCCGGCGCCCGCCTGCCCGGCCGATTCGGCGGTGCTGCCCGTCGAGGCGGCCCCGGCGGCGGACGGCCCGGACGGCGATGATTCGCTCGACTGCCTCGCCGAGGACGGCAGAGGCCTTCTTCTCGTGGACGCCCTGGCGGCCCGCTGGGGCACGCGCGCCGCGCTGGCCGGCCGGCTCGTCTGGGCCGACGTCTGA
- a CDS encoding class I SAM-dependent methyltransferase produces the protein MSDQTPGRPAGLPAATVFDALGAEYERAFGGSAAHHASLDRLLERLAPGSRVLDVGSGTGVPTARRLAAAGHRVVGVDVSPVMTALAARQVPEAEFRCGDIRELPLVDGEFDAVCVYFSLLQLARGEQRELLGRLARAVGPGGRLAVATVPVDVAEVSAVFMGQPVVVSSFGEEEFVSVVAGAGFTVEERQSVLFTPDHPMGEPEPHLFLDGRRP, from the coding sequence ATGAGCGACCAGACCCCTGGACGGCCCGCGGGGCTCCCCGCAGCGACGGTGTTCGACGCGCTGGGCGCCGAGTACGAGCGGGCGTTCGGCGGTTCGGCGGCCCACCACGCCTCGCTGGACCGGCTGCTGGAGCGGCTCGCGCCGGGCAGCCGGGTGCTGGACGTGGGGAGCGGTACGGGAGTGCCGACCGCGCGGCGGCTGGCGGCGGCCGGGCACCGGGTGGTGGGGGTCGACGTCTCGCCGGTGATGACCGCGCTGGCGGCCCGGCAGGTGCCGGAGGCCGAGTTCCGGTGCGGGGACATCCGTGAGCTGCCTCTGGTGGACGGGGAGTTCGACGCCGTCTGCGTCTATTTCTCGCTGCTCCAGCTGGCGCGCGGCGAGCAGCGGGAGCTGCTGGGCCGCCTCGCCCGTGCGGTGGGGCCGGGCGGCCGGCTGGCCGTGGCGACGGTGCCGGTGGACGTGGCGGAGGTGAGCGCGGTGTTCATGGGGCAGCCGGTGGTGGTGTCGAGCTTCGGCGAGGAGGAGTTCGTCTCGGTGGTGGCCGGGGCGGGGTTCACGGTCGAGGAGCGGCAGAGCGTGCTGTTCACCCCGGACCACCCGATGGGCGAGCCCGAGCCGCATCTCTTCCTGGACGGCCGCCGTCCCTGA
- a CDS encoding AraC family ligand binding domain-containing protein, which translates to MAEAALRTVAPTGAEPAPETQAGARAASEASAGAEPASEVLVDDEFIAAGGHPTHVHDFHQFLHVPLGRIVVTALGRDHELSPSVALWIPAGIPHSARFDPDSLVVPENFDPELHRLPYSEVTSVNVSGAQRQLLLSRMRASEPTEENPALFAALCSGHRDVLPLPRPTGRSAATVAGELMRNPGDPRTASEWAESLYTSSTSLRRDSAPRPGSPSPSGGPGCASTTRSNCSPPGTW; encoded by the coding sequence GTGGCGGAAGCTGCCCTGCGGACCGTGGCCCCGACCGGAGCCGAGCCCGCGCCCGAAACGCAGGCCGGAGCCCGGGCCGCGTCCGAGGCGTCGGCCGGAGCCGAGCCCGCGTCCGAGGTCCTGGTCGACGACGAGTTCATCGCGGCCGGAGGACACCCGACCCATGTCCACGACTTCCACCAGTTCCTCCACGTACCGCTGGGCCGGATCGTGGTCACCGCGCTCGGCCGCGACCACGAACTCTCCCCGTCGGTCGCGCTCTGGATCCCCGCCGGCATCCCGCACAGCGCCCGCTTCGACCCCGACTCCCTGGTGGTCCCGGAGAACTTCGACCCGGAGCTGCACCGGCTGCCCTACTCCGAGGTGACCAGCGTCAACGTCTCCGGCGCCCAGCGGCAGCTGCTGCTCAGCCGGATGCGCGCGTCGGAGCCCACCGAGGAGAACCCGGCGCTCTTCGCCGCCCTCTGCTCAGGCCACCGCGACGTCCTGCCGCTGCCCCGGCCCACCGGACGGTCCGCCGCGACCGTGGCCGGTGAGCTGATGCGCAACCCGGGGGACCCCCGTACGGCCTCCGAGTGGGCCGAGAGCCTCTACACCAGCTCGACCAGCCTGCGCCGGGATTCCGCGCCGAGACCGGGCTCGCCTTCTCCGAGTGGCGGACCCGGCTGCGCCTCAACCACTCGCTCCAACTGCTCGCCGCCGGGCACATGGTGA
- a CDS encoding ABC transporter substrate-binding protein has product MSLSVRRRPLVAAVLAYATCLGLLTACSGPSDTGSSDGKAAAAGDGSFPVSLTTAWGRTEVKEKPVRVATVSDGDTSIALALGLVPVITPDVEDGDPVAEYKQRAVEKLGKKKLKTYDDTDGTDYEAIAAEEPDIILGVNTWDVDTDYAKLSPIAPVVTFADKNQANTLTWQERLKTAAKALGLSEKAEEVIAANEKTVKEAAAAHPDFKGKTYTYSVVHPEQITYMSFADQDPGVFEQLGLVKHPRSKNYTADKDSVSLENLDELEADVLLMTYPFGDEGLLSASELESNKLFRSLDVVKNKHFAVVPSENTLASAIAYPDALSAPWVVENLTPILAKAVAGE; this is encoded by the coding sequence ATGTCCCTTTCCGTACGCCGTCGGCCGCTCGTCGCCGCCGTGCTCGCCTACGCCACCTGCCTCGGCCTCCTCACCGCCTGCTCGGGCCCCTCCGACACCGGCTCCTCCGACGGGAAGGCGGCCGCCGCGGGTGACGGCTCCTTCCCCGTCTCGCTCACCACCGCCTGGGGCCGTACGGAGGTGAAGGAGAAGCCGGTCCGGGTGGCCACCGTCTCGGACGGCGACACCTCCATCGCCCTGGCGCTCGGTCTGGTCCCGGTGATCACCCCGGACGTGGAGGACGGCGACCCGGTCGCCGAGTACAAGCAGCGGGCGGTCGAGAAGCTGGGCAAGAAGAAGCTGAAGACGTACGACGACACGGACGGCACCGACTACGAGGCGATAGCCGCCGAGGAGCCGGACATCATCCTCGGGGTCAACACCTGGGACGTGGACACCGACTACGCCAAGCTCAGCCCGATCGCCCCGGTCGTCACCTTCGCCGACAAGAACCAGGCCAACACGCTGACCTGGCAGGAGCGGCTCAAGACCGCCGCCAAGGCGCTCGGCCTCAGCGAGAAGGCGGAAGAGGTGATCGCGGCCAACGAGAAGACCGTCAAGGAAGCGGCCGCGGCCCACCCGGACTTCAAGGGGAAGACGTACACCTACTCCGTCGTCCACCCCGAGCAGATCACCTACATGTCCTTCGCCGACCAGGACCCGGGCGTCTTCGAGCAGTTGGGGTTGGTCAAGCACCCCCGGTCCAAGAACTACACCGCCGACAAGGACAGCGTGAGCCTGGAGAACCTGGACGAGCTGGAGGCCGACGTCCTGCTGATGACCTACCCGTTCGGGGACGAAGGGCTGCTCTCCGCCTCGGAGTTGGAGAGCAACAAGCTGTTCCGCTCGCTGGACGTGGTGAAGAACAAGCACTTCGCGGTGGTGCCCTCGGAGAACACGCTCGCCTCCGCCATCGCCTACCCGGACGCGCTGAGCGCCCCGTGGGTGGTGGAGAACCTGACGCCGATCCTGGCGAAGGCGGTCGCGGGCGAGTAG
- a CDS encoding helix-turn-helix domain-containing protein codes for MRPRSGPTVQHRVLAARLRILREQAGVSLRAAADALGAHPATVRRIERAETGLDARQVTELLRCYGAPPRIAEPILAGLGAANLPGWWHQWRDTMESWQQEVIGVESSASLVRTWHPALVPELLRTPAYAAGLYRMRYPDDGPDRIGRRVELLRERQRRLYERGTALWALFPAAALLTRVGDPETMAGQRRALAGAMEQQHVTVQVVPLDHPPHAMTAMPPLHLLRVPAPEIGDQAVLETPGVRVDLIDDPEAVMAHRIRLDAACAAAPPPETPLPDLAAG; via the coding sequence ATGCGACCCCGCTCCGGCCCCACGGTGCAGCACCGCGTCCTGGCGGCCCGGCTGCGCATCCTGCGGGAACAGGCCGGGGTCTCCCTGAGGGCCGCCGCCGACGCCCTGGGCGCCCACCCCGCCACCGTACGGCGGATCGAGCGGGCCGAGACCGGGCTCGACGCCCGGCAGGTCACCGAGCTGCTGCGCTGCTACGGCGCTCCGCCCCGGATCGCGGAACCGATCCTGGCCGGGCTCGGCGCCGCGAACCTGCCCGGCTGGTGGCACCAGTGGCGCGACACCATGGAGAGCTGGCAGCAGGAGGTCATCGGGGTCGAGTCCTCGGCCAGTCTGGTCCGCACCTGGCACCCGGCCCTCGTGCCCGAACTGCTGCGGACGCCCGCCTACGCCGCCGGGCTCTACCGGATGCGGTACCCGGACGACGGACCCGACCGGATCGGGCGCCGCGTGGAGCTGCTGCGGGAGCGGCAGCGCCGGCTGTACGAGCGCGGTACGGCCCTGTGGGCCCTGTTCCCGGCCGCCGCCCTGCTCACCCGGGTGGGCGACCCGGAGACCATGGCCGGGCAGCGGCGGGCGCTGGCCGGGGCGATGGAGCAGCAGCACGTGACCGTCCAGGTGGTGCCGCTGGACCATCCGCCGCACGCCATGACCGCCATGCCGCCGCTGCACCTGCTGCGGGTCCCGGCCCCGGAGATCGGTGACCAGGCGGTGCTGGAGACGCCCGGGGTCCGCGTCGACCTCATCGACGACCCGGAGGCCGTGATGGCCCACCGCATCCGGCTCGACGCCGCATGCGCGGCCGCCCCACCGCCGGAGACCCCGCTGCCGGACCTCGCGGCCGGCTGA
- a CDS encoding ABC transporter ATP-binding protein, which produces MTHHIEARSITAGYGKVPVIDGLSVAIPAGEITALVGPNACGKSTLLKSVARLLPIASGSVLLEGSDIHAMPTREVARKLGILPQSPIAPESIAVGDLVWRGRHPHRRFGQRRTAADDALITDALLATGTAELIDRPVDELSGGQRQRVWIALALAQDTPALLLDEPTTYLDIAHQFEVMDLLGDLNEKTGKTIVLVSHDLNQAALYAASIVAMRDGRIVHQGPPEHVLTEETVADVFGLNCVVVPHPRTAKPQIFPLGRRTLTQEK; this is translated from the coding sequence GTGACCCACCACATCGAAGCCCGCTCCATCACCGCCGGGTACGGCAAGGTCCCGGTCATCGACGGTCTCTCGGTCGCGATCCCCGCCGGGGAGATCACGGCGCTGGTCGGCCCGAACGCCTGCGGGAAGTCCACGCTGCTGAAGTCCGTCGCCCGGCTGCTGCCGATCGCCTCGGGCTCGGTGCTCCTGGAGGGCTCCGACATCCACGCGATGCCGACCCGGGAGGTGGCCCGGAAGCTGGGCATCCTGCCGCAGTCCCCCATCGCCCCGGAGTCGATCGCGGTCGGTGATCTGGTCTGGCGGGGCCGCCATCCGCACCGCCGGTTCGGCCAGCGGCGTACGGCGGCCGACGATGCGCTGATCACCGACGCGCTGCTGGCCACCGGGACGGCCGAGCTGATCGACCGCCCGGTGGACGAACTGTCCGGCGGTCAGCGCCAGCGTGTCTGGATCGCGCTGGCACTCGCCCAGGACACCCCGGCGCTGCTGCTGGACGAGCCCACCACCTATCTCGACATCGCCCACCAGTTCGAGGTCATGGACCTGCTGGGCGATCTCAACGAGAAGACCGGCAAGACGATCGTGCTGGTCTCCCACGACCTCAACCAGGCCGCCCTGTACGCCGCGTCGATCGTCGCCATGCGCGACGGCCGGATCGTGCACCAGGGACCGCCCGAGCATGTGCTCACCGAGGAAACCGTCGCCGACGTGTTCGGTCTGAACTGCGTCGTCGTCCCCCATCCCCGTACCGCGAAGCCCCAGATCTTCCCCCTGGGCCGCCGCACCCTCACGCAGGAGAAGTGA
- a CDS encoding ABC transporter ATP-binding protein has product MDMEVTAWTSLHSAMNAEQDRRPFSKATLRRILVFARPHRARIYRFLLLSTVTALLAVATPVLAGRVVDAIVRGAESGTVTRLALLIALIAVAEAGLGLVTRWLSANLGEGLILDLRTAVFDHVQRMPVAFFTRTRTGALVSRLNNDVIGAQRAFSNTLSGVVSNLVTLLLTLGVMLTISWQITLLSLVLLPVFVVPARRMGARMAGLQREAAAHNASMGTQMTERFSAPGATLVKLFGRPSLESAEFAERARRVRDIGVRSAMAQSAFITALTLVSALALALVYGLGGYYALRGTLEPGAVVALALLLTRLYAPLTALAGARVEVMSALVSFERVFEVLDLKPLIAQKPDAREVPEGQVSVEFDKVSFGYPSAEKVSLASLEEVATLDNRGGTPVLHDVSFRAEPGQMIALVGSSGAGKSTIAQLLPRLYDADAGSVRLNGIDVRDLSADSIRDTLGMVTQDGHLFHESVRANLLLARPDASEDDIWDALRRARLEGLVASLPDGLDTVVGERGYRLSGGERQRLTIARLLLARQRVVILDEATAHLDSTSEAAVQEALAEALEGRTAVVIAHRLSTVRAADQILVVEAGRIVERGTHSELLAAGGRYEELYRTQFERPSADEAQPVG; this is encoded by the coding sequence ATGGACATGGAAGTCACCGCATGGACCTCGCTGCACAGCGCGATGAACGCCGAGCAGGACCGGCGCCCCTTCTCGAAGGCGACGCTCCGCCGCATCCTGGTCTTCGCCCGGCCGCACAGGGCACGTATCTACCGGTTCCTGCTGCTCAGCACCGTGACCGCGCTGCTGGCGGTGGCCACCCCGGTCCTCGCCGGGCGGGTCGTCGACGCCATCGTGCGGGGCGCGGAATCGGGGACGGTCACCCGGCTCGCCCTGCTGATCGCCCTGATCGCGGTGGCGGAGGCGGGGCTCGGTCTGGTCACCCGGTGGCTGTCGGCCAACCTCGGTGAGGGGCTGATCCTCGATCTCCGTACGGCGGTCTTCGACCATGTGCAGCGGATGCCGGTCGCCTTCTTCACCCGGACACGGACCGGTGCCCTGGTCAGCCGCCTCAACAACGACGTGATCGGCGCCCAGCGGGCGTTCAGCAACACGCTCTCCGGGGTCGTCTCCAACCTCGTGACCCTGCTGCTGACGCTCGGCGTGATGCTCACGATCTCCTGGCAGATCACGCTGCTGTCGCTGGTCCTGCTGCCGGTCTTCGTCGTGCCCGCCCGCCGGATGGGAGCCCGGATGGCCGGTCTCCAGCGGGAGGCGGCCGCCCACAACGCCTCGATGGGCACGCAGATGACCGAGCGGTTCTCCGCCCCCGGCGCCACCCTGGTCAAACTCTTCGGCCGCCCGTCGCTGGAGTCGGCCGAGTTCGCCGAGCGGGCGCGCCGGGTGCGGGACATCGGGGTGCGCTCCGCGATGGCCCAGTCCGCCTTCATCACCGCGCTCACCCTGGTCTCCGCCCTCGCGCTCGCCCTGGTCTACGGGCTGGGCGGCTACTACGCGCTGCGCGGCACGCTGGAGCCGGGGGCCGTGGTGGCCCTGGCCCTGCTGCTGACCCGGCTGTACGCCCCGCTGACCGCGCTGGCCGGGGCCCGGGTCGAGGTGATGAGCGCCCTGGTCAGCTTCGAGCGGGTCTTCGAGGTGCTGGACCTGAAGCCGCTGATCGCCCAGAAGCCGGACGCCCGTGAGGTGCCGGAGGGGCAGGTCTCGGTGGAGTTCGACAAGGTGTCCTTCGGCTACCCGTCGGCGGAGAAGGTCTCCCTCGCCTCGCTGGAGGAGGTCGCGACGCTGGACAACCGGGGCGGCACCCCGGTCCTGCACGATGTGTCGTTCCGCGCCGAACCGGGGCAGATGATCGCCCTCGTGGGCTCCTCCGGCGCGGGAAAGTCGACCATCGCCCAGCTGCTGCCGAGGCTGTACGACGCGGACGCCGGTTCCGTACGGCTGAACGGGATCGACGTACGGGATCTGAGCGCCGACTCCATCCGCGACACGCTGGGGATGGTCACCCAGGACGGGCACCTCTTCCACGAGTCCGTACGGGCCAATCTGCTGCTCGCCCGGCCGGATGCCTCCGAGGACGACATCTGGGACGCCCTGCGCCGGGCCCGGCTGGAGGGGCTGGTGGCCTCGCTGCCCGACGGGCTGGACACGGTGGTGGGCGAGCGCGGCTACCGGCTCTCCGGCGGTGAGCGCCAGCGGCTCACCATCGCCCGGCTGCTGCTGGCCCGTCAGCGGGTCGTCATCCTGGACGAGGCGACCGCGCACCTGGACTCCACCTCCGAGGCCGCCGTCCAGGAGGCCCTGGCCGAGGCGCTGGAGGGGCGGACCGCCGTGGTGATCGCCCACCGGCTCTCCACCGTACGGGCGGCCGATCAGATCCTGGTCGTCGAGGCGGGCCGGATCGTCGAGCGCGGTACCCACAGCGAACTGCTGGCGGCGGGCGGGCGGTACGAGGAGCTGTACCGCACCCAGTTCGAGCGGCCGTCGGCGGACGAGGCCCAGCCGGTCGGCTGA
- a CDS encoding SDR family NAD(P)-dependent oxidoreductase codes for MRIDLTGRNAVVTGSSQGIGLAIATGLAAAGAEVVLTGRSRDRLDAAAGSLRDQVPGAAVAAVACDLTTEEGAAELYAAVPAVDVLVNNLGIFGSRPPLEITDEEWRTYFDTNVLSAVRLIRHYLPSMTGKGWGRVLNIASDSALVIPAEMIHYGMSKTALLAVSRGFAKEAAGTGVTVNSVIAGPTHTGGVEDFVHELVDKDLPWEEAQREFMRLHRPQSLLQRLIEPEEIANLVVYLSSAQASATTGAAVRVDGGYVDSIVP; via the coding sequence GTGCGCATCGATCTGACGGGCAGGAACGCGGTGGTGACCGGCTCCTCGCAGGGCATCGGCCTCGCCATCGCCACCGGGCTGGCCGCGGCGGGTGCCGAGGTCGTCCTCACCGGCCGCTCCCGGGACCGGCTGGACGCGGCGGCGGGCTCCCTGCGGGATCAGGTCCCCGGTGCGGCCGTCGCGGCGGTGGCCTGCGACCTGACCACGGAGGAGGGGGCCGCCGAGCTGTACGCGGCCGTCCCGGCGGTGGACGTCCTCGTCAACAATCTCGGCATCTTCGGCTCCCGCCCGCCCCTGGAGATCACCGACGAGGAGTGGCGGACGTACTTCGACACCAATGTGCTCAGCGCGGTCCGGCTCATCCGCCACTACCTGCCCTCGATGACCGGCAAGGGCTGGGGCCGGGTGCTGAACATCGCCAGCGACTCCGCGCTCGTCATCCCCGCCGAGATGATCCACTACGGCATGTCCAAGACCGCGCTGCTCGCCGTCTCCCGGGGCTTCGCCAAGGAGGCCGCCGGGACCGGAGTGACGGTGAACTCCGTGATCGCGGGCCCCACCCACACCGGAGGCGTGGAGGACTTCGTCCACGAGCTGGTGGACAAGGACCTCCCGTGGGAGGAGGCCCAGCGGGAGTTCATGCGGCTGCACCGGCCGCAGTCCCTGCTCCAGCGGCTGATCGAGCCCGAGGAGATCGCCAACCTGGTGGTCTACCTCAGCTCCGCGCAGGCATCCGCGACGACGGGGGCGGCGGTGCGGGTCGACGGCGGGTACGTCGACTCGATCGTGCCCTGA
- a CDS encoding WhiB family transcriptional regulator has product MENWRTHAACRDEDPDLFFPIGTSGPAVVQAAEAKAVCRTCPVQAQCLEWALENGQDSGVWGGLAEDERRALKRRNRRRTKNSAG; this is encoded by the coding sequence ATGGAGAACTGGCGCACACACGCGGCCTGCCGCGACGAGGACCCGGACCTGTTCTTCCCCATCGGGACGTCCGGCCCCGCCGTCGTCCAGGCGGCGGAGGCCAAGGCGGTCTGCCGGACCTGCCCGGTGCAGGCCCAGTGCCTGGAATGGGCCCTGGAGAACGGCCAGGACAGCGGCGTCTGGGGCGGCCTCGCCGAGGACGAACGACGCGCGCTGAAGCGCCGCAACCGCCGCCGTACGAAGAACTCCGCCGGCTGA